The following proteins come from a genomic window of Drosophila sulfurigaster albostrigata strain 15112-1811.04 chromosome X, ASM2355843v2, whole genome shotgun sequence:
- the LOC133849285 gene encoding annexin B10 yields the protein MDYKPVPTVVPRNPFDPANDSQELRDAMRGLGTDEQRIIDVLTTRTNGQRQKIRAIYESEFESDLIDDLKGELGGHFEDVIVALMRPPVEYLCKQLHAAMAGVGTEEATLVEILCTKSNEEMQQIAVTYEDQYGRPLAEQMCSETSGFFRRLLTLIVTGVRDNLDTPVDAEQAKDQAAQLYAAGEAKLGTDEEVFNRIMAHASFAQLRLVFDEYKELSGQTIEQAIKHEMADELHDALMAIVECVQSPAAFFANRLYKAMNGAGTDDATLIRIIVCRSEIDLETIKQEFERIYNRTLHSAVVAETSGDYKRALTALLGGA from the exons ATGGATTACAAG CCTGTGCCCACTGTTGTGCCCCGCAACCCCTTCGACCCCGCCAACGACAGCCAGGAGCTGCGTGATGCGATGCGTGGCCTGGGCACCGATGAGCAGAGAATCATCGATGTGCTGACGACGCGCACCAATGGGCAACGTCAGAAAATTAGAGCCATCTATGAGTCAGAGTTTGAAAGTGATCTTATCGATGACTTGAAGGGCGAGCTGGGCGGCCATTTTGAAGATGTCATTGTGGCACTGATGCGACCACCGGTCGAATATCTGTGCAAGCAGTTGCATGCGGCCATGGCCGGTGTGGGCACCGAGGAGGCGACGCTCGTCGAGATCTTGTGCACCAAGAGCAACGAGGAGATGCAGCAGATTGCCGTCACTTACGAGGATCAGTATGGACGCCCCCTGGCCGAGCAGATGTGCAGCGAAACGTCTGGCTTCTTTCGCCGCCTGCTCACGCTTATTGTGACGGGAGTGCGTGATAATCTGGATACGCCCGTGGATGCCGAGCAGGCCAAGGATCAGGCTGCACAGCTGTATGCGGCTGGCGAGGCCAAACTGGGCACCGACGAGGAGGTCTTCAATCGCATCATGGCGCACGCCAGCTTCGCCCAGCTGCGTCTCGTCTTTGACGAGTACAAGGAGCTCTCTGGCCAGACCATTGAGCAGGCGATCAAGCATGAGATGGCCGATGAGCTGCACGACGCCCTGATGGCCATAG TTGAGTGTGTGCAGTCGCCAGCGGCTTTCTTTGCCAATCGTCTGTACAAAGCAATGAACGGCGCCGGCACCGATGACGCGACGCTTATACGCATCATTGTCTGTCGCTCTGAGATCGATCTGGAGACGATCAAGCAGGAGTTTGAGCGCATCTACAATCGCACGCTGCACAGTGCTGTTGTG GCGGAGACTTCGGGTGATTACAAGCGCGCCTTGACAGCGCTGTTGGGAGGCGCCTAA
- the LOC133849284 gene encoding xaa-Pro aminopeptidase 3 gives MFALKRLPRFCLLRAIHQQQQSSTAKFSKYATTGAKGTGQVEETRVAGAGSIADALRNGQRALGQPTSYTHPHLIKANELVPGVELSEFQLRRTSLMQGLKAYAESFGDEFNGRASKSHMLVIGAAAKKYMSGKIPYVFRQSSDFYYLTGCLEPDAILMMTIDDASQVQSTLFMRPKDPHAELWDGPRTGPEYAVPLFGVQQSYPIDSFAQLAAKSVSHLKPHLWFDLKHSELPQLNDAMLQLCNSERARLLPAYSFVENMRLLKSPAEMQLMRRTCEIASLAFNEVMAETRPGQSEHQLYASIDFKCRMRNASYLAYPPVVAAGKNATVIHYVNNTQLLQPRELLLMDAGCEYGGYTSDITRTWPVSGEFTDAQRTLYDMMEQLQKETIELIMQPGGESLDQLFETTCFKLGKYLQEIGLVSKHLSDYKELASQGYKFCPHHVSHYLGMDVHDTPHVPRNTRLMPGMVFTVEPGIYIDEQRTDVPPEFRGIGIRIEDDILINEQGQVEVLTAKCLKERRALENLFKVKPQQQQD, from the exons atgtTTGCGCTAAAACGCCTGCCACGTTTCTGCCTGTTGCGCGCAAtccaccaacagcaacaaagctCCACGGCCAAGTTCTCCAAATACGCCACAACAGGTGCCAAAGGCACAGGACAGGTGGAGGAGACACGTGTGGCCGGCGCTGGCAGTATTGCCGACGCTCTGCGCAATGGACAGCGTGCTCTAGGGCAGCCCACAAGCTACACGCATCCGCATCTAATAAAAGCCAATGAACTTGTGCCCGGCGTGGAGTTGAGCGAGTTCCAATTGCGGCGCACGTCGCTGATGCAAGGCCTCAAGGCGTATGCCGAGAGCTTTGGCGATGAGTTCAATGGGCGAGCCTCCAAGAGTCATATG CTGGTGATTGGCGCAGCAGCCAAAAAGTACATGAGCGGCAAGATACCGTATGTGTTTCGCCAGAGCTCGGACTTTTACTATTTAACCGGCTGCCTGGAGCCGGATGCCATACTCATGATGACCATCGACGATGCGTCGCAGGTGCAATCGACACTCTTCATGCGCCCCAAGGATCCCCACGCCGAGCTCTGGGATGGACCACGCACAGGACCCGAGTACGCCGTCCCGCTGTTTGGTGTACAGCAATCATATCCCATCGACAGCTTTGCGCAACTGGCGGCCAAGAGTGTGTCCCATTTGAAGCCACATCTGTGGTTCGATCTAAAGCATTCGGAGCTGCCGCAGCTGAACGATGCCATGCTGCAGCTGTGCAACAGCGAACGGGCACGCCTCCTGCCCGCCTACAGCTTTGTGGAGAATATGCGACTGCTCAAATCGCCGGCGGAAATGCAATTGATGCGTCGCACTTGTGAAATTGCTTCGCTTGCTTTTAACGAGGTGATGGCGGAGACGCGACCGGGACAATCGGAGCATCAGCTGTATGCATCGATAGACTTCAAGTGCCGCATGCGCAACGCCAGCTATTTGGCTTATCCACCTGTTGTGGCTGCCGGCAAGAATGCCACCGTAATACACTATGTGAACAAcacacagctgctgcagccaaGGGAGCTGCTGCTCATGGATGCGGGCTGTGAGTACGGCGGCTACACCAGCGACATAACTCGCACTTGGCCCGTGAGCGGAGAGTTTACGGATGCCCAGCGCACGCTCTACGACATGATGGAGCAGCTGCAAAAGGAAACAATTg AACTGATCATGCAACCGGGCGGCGAGTCGTTGGATCAATTGTTTGAGACCACCTGCTTTAAGTTGGGCAAATATCTGCAGGAGATTGGCCTGGTGTCGAAGCATTTGAGTGACTACAAGGAGCTGGCCAGTCAGGGCTACAAATTCTGTCCGCATCATGTGTCGCATTACCTCGGCATGGATGTCCACGATACGCCGCATGTGCCGCGCAACACACGCCTCATGCCGGGCATGGTCTTCACCGTTGAGCCAGGCATCTACATTGATGAGCAGCGCACGGATGTGCCGCCCGAATTCCGTGGCATTGGCATACGCATCGAGGACGATATACTGATCAATGAACAGGGCCAAGTGGAGGTGCTGACAGCCAAATGCCTGAAGGAGCGACGTGCGCTCGAGAATCTCTTCAAGGTgaaaccgcagcagcagcaagattGA
- the LOC133849287 gene encoding delta(3,5)-Delta(2,4)-dienoyl-CoA isomerase, mitochondrial, with translation MSMQRLTNVIRLTPRLSTVAMQRNNTTKASHSATVPHFNTLAITSPKPFVFHVELNRPKKLNAINREMWLEIKDCFEALAINPDCRAIVLSAAGKHFSAGIDLSSMLSMGQQLADSDDVARKGVVLERTIKLYQDSITAVELCPKPVIMAVHMACIGAGVDLITAADIRYSTQDAFFQVKEVDIGMAADVGTLQRLPKAIGSQSLARELCFTGRRFEAAEAERSGLVSRVFADKEALLKGALTVAEDIASKSPIAVQATKESMVYSLEHTNQQGLDHIRVLNKLYLQSEDFAQAVAAQLTKDEKPIFAKL, from the exons ATGTCCATGCAGAGACTGACAAACGTTATCAGACTAACACCACGACTCTCCACAGTTG CCATGCAACGCAACAACACGACAAAAGCGTCACATAGCGCCACAGTGCCGCATTTTAATACGTTGGCGATTACCTCGCCCAAACCCTTCGTCTTCCATGTCGAACTCAATCGTCCCAAGAAGCTGAATGCCATCAACCGCGAGATGTGGCT TGAGATCAAAGACTGCTTCGAGGCATTGGCCATCAATCCCGATTGTCGTGCCATCGTTCTCTCGGCTGCCGGCAAACATTTCAGTGCCGGCATCGATCTCTCCTCGATGCTTAGCATGGGCCAACAGCTGGCGGACAGCGATGATGTGGCACGCAAAGGTGTCGTGCTGGAGCGCACCATCAAGCTGTACCAGGACTCGATAACAGCCGTCGAACTGTGCCCCAAGCCCGTCATTATGGCGGTGCACATGGCTTGTATTGGCGCCGGCGTCGATCTGATTACGGCTGCCGACATTCGCTACAGCACCCAGGATGCCTTCTTCCAGGTGAAGGAGGTAGACATTGGCATGGCCGCCGATGTGGGCACCCTACAACGTCTGCCCAAGGCCATTGGAAGCCAGTCGCTGGCTCGCGAACTCTGCTTCACTGGACGTCGCTTCGAGGCCGCCGAAGCCGAGCGCAGCGGCTTGGTGAGTCGCGTGTTTGCCGACAAGGAGGCGCTGCTTAAGGGTGCTCTGACGGTGGCCGAAGATATTGCCAGCAAGAGTCCAATTGCTGTGCAGGCGACCAAGGAGAGCATGGTCTACTCACTGGAGCACACGAATCAACAGGGACTCGATCATATT CGTGTCCTCAACAAGCTGTATCTGCAGTCGGAGGACTTTGCTCAAGCTGTCGCCGCTCAGCTCACCAAGGACGAGAAACCCATCTTTGCCAAGCTCTAA